The following proteins come from a genomic window of Labeo rohita strain BAU-BD-2019 chromosome 25, IGBB_LRoh.1.0, whole genome shotgun sequence:
- the csk gene encoding tyrosine-protein kinase CSK: MSTFETIWPQGTECVARYNFAGTTDQDLPMCKGDVLTIIGVTKDPNWYKAKNAAGREGTIPANYVQKREGVKSGGKLSLMPWFHGKITREQAERLLYPPETGLFLVRESTNYPGDYTLCVSCDGKVEHYRIIYHDGKLSIDEEEYFENLMQLMEHYTKDADGLCTRLIKPKIMEGTVAAQDEFSRSGWALNRKELKLIQTIGKGEFGDVMVGDYRGKKVAVKCIKHDATAQAFVAEASVMTQLRHNNLVQLLGVIVEEKGSLFIVTEYMAKGSLVDYLRSRGRTVIGGDRLINFSMDVCKAMEYLEANNFVHRDLAARNVLVSEDNIAKVSDFGLTKEASSTQDTAKLPVKWTSPEALREKAFSTKSDVWSYGILLWEIYSFGRVPYPRIPLKEVVPRVEKGYKMDSPDGCPVVVYDIMKLCWTLDPVVRPSFRELRQKLQDIIAKELYR, from the exons GTGGCCAGGTACAACTTCGCTGGAACGACTGACCAGGACTTGCCTATGTGCAAAGGAGATGTCCTTACTATAATTGGAGTAACTAAG GATCCAAATTGGTACAAAGCGAAAAATGCAGCAGGACGAGAGGGTACCATACCAGCAAACTACGTTCAGAAGAGAGAAGGAGTGAAGTCAGGTGGTAAACTGAGCCTTATGCC ATGGTTCCATGGAAAGATCACACGCGAGCAGGCCGAGAGGCTGCTTTACCCCCCAGAGACGGGCCTCTTCCTGGTGCGTGAGAGCACCAACTACCCCGGCGACTACACCCTGTGTGTGAGCTGCGACGGCAAGGTGGAGCATTACCGCATCATCTACCACGACGGCAAACTGTCCATCGATGAGGAGGAGTACTTTGAAAACCTCATGCAGCTCATGGAG CATTACACTAAAGATGCAGATGGACTTTGTACCAGACTTATCAAACCTAAAATCATGGAGGGGACTGTGGCGGCCCAGGACGAGTTCTCGAGAA GTGGCTGGGCTCTGAATAGAAAAGAACTGAAGCTTATCCAGACTATTGGAAAAGGAGAGTTTGGAG ATGTGATGGTTGGAGACTACCGAGGCAAGAAAGTAGCTGTGAAGTGTATCAAACATGATGCAACAGCGCAGGCCTTTGTTGCAGAGGCTTCTGTCATGAC GCAATTACGACATAATAACTTGGTACAGTTGCTGGGGGTGATCGTGGAAGAGAAGGGCAGCCTCTTCATCGTCACTGAGTATATGGCCAAG GGTAGCTTAGTGGACTATTTGCGCTCTAGAGGACGCACTGTTATTGGTGGAGATCGTTTGATCAATTTCTCAAT GGATGTTTGCAAGGCGATGGAATATCTTGAGGCCAATAACTTTGTGCACAGGGATCTGGCAGCTCGTAACGTTTTAGTGTCAGAAGACAACATAGCAAAAGTCAGCGACTTTGGCCTTACCAAGGAAGCGTCATCTACTCAAGATACAGCCAAACTCCCGGTTAAATGGACTTCACCTGAGGCCTTGAGAGAGAAG GCGTTTTCCACTAAGTCAGATGTATGGAGCTATGGCATCTTACTGTGGGAGATCTATTCCTTTGGTCGGGTACCATATCCAAGAATT CCTCTAAAGGAAGTTGTCCCGCGTGTAGAGAAGGGTTACAAGATGGACTCCCCAGACGGCTGCCCGGTGGTGGTGTACGACATCATGAAGCTGTGCTGGACTCTGGACCCTGTGGTGCGTCCCAGCTTCAGAGAACTGAGACAGAAACTTCAAGACATCATAGCCAAGGAACTGTACCGATAA